The following are from one region of the Hymenobacter sp. YIM 151858-1 genome:
- a CDS encoding nucleotide sugar dehydrogenase has translation MYEQLLNKEAKLAVIGLGYVGLPIALEFARKISVIGFDINAQRVEMMRNNQDPSGELEAEAFEGCDITFTDSLDVLREARFFVVAVPTPIDEHAMPDLKPLIGASTTVGKVLKQGDYVVYESTVYPGCTEEDCIPILERESGLKFPADFKVGYSPERINPGDKEHTLSTIVKVVAGCDAESLEEIAKTYELVVKAGVHRASSIKVAEAAKIIENTQRDVNIALMNELSMIFDRMRINTYEVLEAAGTKWNFLKFSPGLVGGHCIGVDPYYLTYKAKELGYDAKVILSGRTTNDGMGAYIARKTVQMMIKQGKDVAKSKVLVMGATFKENVEDIRNSKVADVINELRNFSVNVDIVDPHADSEELTHEYGFSLIPESQIGNDYDAVVVAVSHKPYTELDEEYFKSITAPKAVLVDIKGLFREKINELQYWSL, from the coding sequence GTGTACGAGCAGTTATTGAATAAAGAGGCCAAGCTGGCCGTCATTGGCCTAGGCTACGTAGGCCTGCCTATCGCCCTGGAGTTTGCCCGCAAAATCAGCGTTATTGGCTTCGATATCAATGCCCAGCGCGTAGAGATGATGCGCAACAACCAAGACCCCAGCGGCGAGCTGGAGGCCGAGGCTTTTGAGGGCTGTGATATCACGTTCACCGATTCGCTGGACGTGCTGCGCGAAGCCCGCTTCTTCGTGGTGGCCGTGCCTACGCCCATCGACGAGCACGCCATGCCCGATCTGAAGCCGCTGATTGGCGCCTCCACCACCGTGGGCAAAGTGCTGAAGCAAGGCGACTACGTGGTGTACGAATCGACCGTGTACCCCGGCTGCACCGAAGAGGACTGCATCCCGATTCTGGAGCGCGAGTCGGGCCTGAAATTCCCCGCCGATTTTAAAGTAGGCTACTCGCCCGAGCGTATCAACCCCGGCGACAAAGAGCATACGCTCTCCACCATCGTGAAAGTGGTAGCGGGCTGCGACGCGGAGTCGCTGGAAGAAATTGCCAAAACCTACGAGTTAGTGGTGAAGGCCGGCGTGCACCGCGCGTCGTCGATTAAGGTGGCCGAGGCCGCCAAAATCATCGAGAACACCCAGCGCGACGTGAACATCGCGTTGATGAACGAGCTGTCGATGATTTTCGACCGCATGCGCATCAACACCTACGAAGTGCTCGAAGCCGCCGGCACCAAGTGGAACTTCCTGAAGTTCAGCCCCGGCCTGGTGGGCGGCCACTGCATCGGCGTCGATCCGTACTACCTCACTTACAAAGCCAAAGAGCTCGGCTACGACGCCAAGGTTATCCTGTCGGGCCGCACTACCAACGACGGCATGGGAGCTTACATCGCGCGCAAAACCGTGCAGATGATGATTAAGCAAGGCAAGGACGTGGCCAAGTCGAAGGTGCTGGTAATGGGCGCTACCTTCAAGGAGAACGTGGAGGACATCCGCAACTCCAAGGTGGCCGACGTCATCAACGAGCTGCGCAACTTCTCCGTCAACGTGGATATCGTTGATCCGCACGCCGACTCGGAAGAGCTGACCCACGAGTACGGTTTCAGCCTGATTCCGGAAAGCCAGATCGGCAACGATTACGACGCCGTGGTGGTGGCCGTAAGCCACAAGCCTTACACCGAGCTCGACGAAGAGTACTTCAAGTCGATTACGGCGCCCAAAGCCGTGCTGGTCGACATCAAAGGCCTGTTCCGCGAGAAGATCAACGAGCTGCAGTACTGGAGCTTGTAG
- a CDS encoding Glu/Leu/Phe/Val family dehydrogenase, with protein sequence MATTVYKEPAPKVDRENPLESMMSRFNVAADILGLDDATYNVLKAPDKQVIVHIPVTMDTGEVRVFEGYRVVHNTVLGPSKGGIRYDKNVHLDEVKALAAWMTWKCAVVDIPYGGAKGGIICDPTTMSPGEIERLTRAYTLAMKDVFGPDKDIPAPDMGTGPREMAWLMDEFSKTVGMTSPAVVTGKPLVMGGSLGRTEATGRGVMVSALAAMRKLGMDPKGASAAVQGFGNVGSWAAKLLCEQGVKIKAVSDVSGAYWNENGINIDEAIAYKNAHKGRLDGYTGATLMDNANDLLTLPVDVLVPAAVEDVITEHNAHDIKARLIVEGANGPTSASADPIINEKGIMVVPDILANSGGVTVSYFEWVQNRQGFKWSEEMVTERADRIMNDAFEKVYATSQKYNIPMRIAAYVVAIDKVAQTYKFRGSF encoded by the coding sequence ATGGCCACTACGGTGTATAAAGAGCCGGCCCCTAAGGTGGACCGCGAGAATCCGCTCGAATCTATGATGTCGCGTTTCAACGTGGCCGCCGATATCCTCGGCCTCGACGACGCGACGTATAACGTACTGAAAGCGCCCGACAAGCAAGTCATCGTGCACATTCCCGTGACGATGGACACCGGCGAAGTACGTGTTTTCGAGGGCTACCGCGTGGTTCACAACACGGTGCTCGGTCCGTCGAAAGGCGGCATTCGTTACGATAAGAACGTGCACCTGGACGAGGTAAAAGCCTTGGCCGCGTGGATGACCTGGAAGTGCGCCGTGGTTGACATCCCGTACGGCGGTGCCAAGGGCGGCATCATCTGCGACCCTACCACCATGAGCCCCGGCGAAATCGAGCGCCTCACCCGCGCCTACACGCTGGCCATGAAGGACGTATTCGGTCCCGATAAAGATATTCCGGCCCCCGACATGGGCACCGGCCCGCGCGAAATGGCGTGGCTGATGGACGAATTCTCCAAAACCGTGGGCATGACGTCGCCGGCGGTGGTTACGGGCAAGCCGCTGGTAATGGGTGGCTCGCTGGGCCGCACCGAGGCTACGGGCCGCGGGGTAATGGTATCGGCGCTGGCGGCTATGCGCAAGCTGGGCATGGATCCCAAAGGCGCTTCGGCCGCTGTGCAGGGTTTCGGCAACGTAGGTTCGTGGGCGGCCAAGCTGCTGTGCGAGCAAGGCGTGAAAATTAAGGCTGTAAGCGACGTTTCGGGCGCGTACTGGAACGAGAACGGCATCAACATCGACGAGGCCATTGCCTACAAGAACGCCCACAAGGGCCGCCTCGATGGCTACACCGGCGCTACGCTGATGGACAACGCCAACGACCTGCTGACCCTGCCCGTGGACGTGCTGGTGCCCGCCGCCGTTGAAGACGTAATTACCGAGCACAACGCCCACGACATCAAGGCTCGACTGATTGTGGAAGGCGCTAACGGCCCCACCTCGGCCTCGGCCGACCCCATCATCAACGAGAAGGGCATTATGGTGGTACCCGACATTCTGGCCAACTCGGGCGGCGTAACGGTTTCGTACTTCGAGTGGGTGCAAAACCGCCAGGGCTTCAAGTGGTCGGAAGAAATGGTAACCGAGCGCGCCGACCGCATCATGAACGATGCCTTCGAGAAGGTGTACGCCACGAGCCAGAAGTACAACATCCCGATGCGCATTGCCGCCTACGTGGTGGCTATCGATAAAGTAGCCCAGACCTACAAGTTCCGCGGCAGCTTCTAA
- the rfbB gene encoding dTDP-glucose 4,6-dehydratase: MKILITGGAGFIGSHVVRLFVTKYPEYQILNLDALTYAGNLENLRDIEDRPNYRFIKGDLTDQAFVDHLFATEQPDSVIHLAAESHVDRSITDPLAFVKTNVLGTVHLLNAARHLWQPGGYDGHVFYHVSTDEVYGSLEMDGGMFTEDTPYDPRSPYSASKASSDHFVRAWYHTYHMPVKISNCSNNYGPNHFPEKLIPLALHRIQKGEAIPVYGRGENVRDWLFVKDHATAIDAVFHQGKVGDTYNIGGVNEWKNIDLIHLLCDVMDEKLGKEQGTSRQLIRFVTDRAGHDLRYAIDSSKIMNELGWKPSVTFEQGLRQTVDWYFENQEWLERVTSGAYQDYYRQQYAAR, encoded by the coding sequence ATGAAAATTCTTATCACCGGCGGCGCTGGTTTCATTGGCTCGCACGTAGTGCGGTTGTTCGTAACGAAGTACCCCGAGTACCAAATCCTGAACCTGGATGCGCTAACCTACGCGGGCAACCTGGAGAACCTGCGCGACATCGAGGATCGGCCGAACTATCGTTTTATCAAAGGCGACCTGACGGATCAGGCTTTCGTTGATCACCTGTTTGCCACCGAGCAGCCCGATTCGGTAATTCACCTGGCGGCTGAGTCGCACGTGGACCGCTCGATTACCGACCCGCTGGCTTTCGTGAAAACGAACGTGCTGGGTACGGTACACTTGCTGAATGCCGCCCGCCACTTGTGGCAGCCCGGCGGCTACGACGGCCACGTGTTTTACCACGTAAGCACCGACGAAGTGTACGGCTCGCTGGAAATGGACGGCGGCATGTTCACCGAGGACACGCCTTACGACCCCCGTTCGCCTTACTCGGCCTCCAAGGCGTCGTCCGACCACTTTGTGCGCGCCTGGTACCACACGTACCACATGCCCGTGAAGATCAGCAACTGCTCGAACAACTACGGCCCCAACCACTTCCCCGAGAAGCTGATTCCGCTGGCGCTGCACCGCATCCAGAAGGGCGAGGCCATTCCGGTGTACGGCCGCGGCGAAAACGTGCGCGACTGGCTGTTCGTGAAAGACCACGCCACGGCCATCGACGCGGTATTTCACCAAGGCAAGGTGGGCGACACCTACAACATCGGTGGCGTGAACGAGTGGAAAAACATTGACCTGATTCACCTGCTCTGCGACGTGATGGACGAGAAACTGGGCAAGGAGCAAGGCACCTCGCGCCAGCTAATTAGGTTCGTAACCGACCGCGCCGGCCACGACCTGCGCTACGCCATCGACTCGAGCAAAATCATGAACGAGCTGGGCTGGAAGCCTTCGGTTACCTTTGAGCAAGGCCTGCGCCAGACGGTAGACTGGTACTTCGAGAATCAGGAATGGTTGGAGCGCGTGACCAGCGGCGCCTACCAGGATTACTACCGCCAGCAATACGCTGCGCGCTAA
- a CDS encoding SDR family oxidoreductase yields the protein MYEQPFHEQPLDNLTFLVTGGAGFIGSNIVEYLLKHGVKKVRTFDNYSNGFRKNLRLFEGHPALEILDGDIREPEACRAACEGVDVVLHQAALGSVPRSINDPITSNDVNVGGFVNMLVAAKDAGVKRFVYAASSSTYGDSPHLPKIEDRIGKPLSPYAVTKYANELYADVFGKTYGMEIIGLRYFNIFGPRQDPNGAYAAVIPLFIDAVLKGKAPRINGDGGQTRDFTFVENCVQANIRAALVQNPEAVNQVYNIAVADRTSLNDLFNILKEEAGVDITPEYGPNRAGDIRDSLADISKAQRLLGYDPQVRIREGLKRTLDWFRANEAFIQERS from the coding sequence ATGTACGAACAGCCTTTTCACGAGCAGCCGCTCGATAACCTGACCTTTCTCGTAACCGGTGGGGCTGGTTTTATTGGCTCCAACATTGTGGAGTACCTGCTGAAGCACGGCGTAAAGAAGGTGCGCACCTTCGACAATTACTCCAACGGCTTCCGCAAAAACCTGCGCTTGTTTGAAGGGCACCCGGCTTTGGAAATCCTGGATGGCGACATTCGGGAGCCCGAGGCTTGCCGTGCGGCCTGCGAAGGCGTTGACGTAGTGTTACACCAGGCCGCCCTAGGTTCGGTACCGCGCTCCATCAACGACCCTATCACCTCGAACGACGTGAACGTGGGCGGCTTTGTGAATATGCTGGTAGCAGCCAAGGACGCCGGCGTGAAGCGCTTTGTGTACGCGGCTTCCTCGAGCACGTACGGCGACTCGCCGCACCTGCCTAAGATTGAGGACCGCATCGGTAAGCCCCTTTCGCCCTACGCCGTAACGAAGTACGCCAACGAGCTGTACGCCGACGTGTTCGGCAAAACCTACGGCATGGAGATTATCGGCCTGCGCTACTTCAACATCTTCGGCCCGCGCCAAGACCCGAACGGTGCCTACGCAGCTGTTATCCCGTTGTTTATCGATGCCGTGCTGAAGGGCAAGGCGCCGCGCATCAACGGCGACGGCGGCCAGACGCGCGACTTCACGTTTGTGGAAAACTGCGTGCAGGCGAACATCCGGGCGGCTTTGGTGCAGAACCCCGAAGCTGTGAACCAGGTGTACAACATTGCCGTGGCCGACCGCACCTCGCTCAACGACCTCTTCAACATCCTGAAAGAGGAAGCCGGTGTTGATATTACCCCCGAGTACGGCCCCAACCGCGCCGGCGACATCCGCGACTCGCTGGCCGACATCAGCAAGGCGCAGCGCCTGCTGGGCTACGATCCGCAGGTGCGCATCCGCGAGGGCTTGAAGCGCACGCTCGATTGGTTCCGAGCCAACGAGGCATTTATTCAGGAGCGTTCGTAG
- a CDS encoding GAF domain-containing protein: MAEDLLIDRTLSKAEQYQSILPQIEALTTGEPDQIANLANAMAALKETFGFFWVGVYVVKNDELVLGPFQGPVACTRIRRGKGVCGSSWAQARTLLVPDVEQFPGHIACSSLSKSEIVVPIIKGGSVVAVLDVDSDQLNDFDETDQQYLEQLCQRMAQWF, from the coding sequence ATGGCCGAAGACCTCCTTATCGACCGCACGCTTTCCAAAGCCGAGCAATACCAATCCATCCTGCCCCAAATCGAAGCCCTGACCACGGGCGAGCCCGACCAAATAGCCAACCTGGCCAATGCCATGGCGGCCCTGAAAGAAACGTTCGGCTTTTTCTGGGTGGGCGTGTACGTGGTGAAGAACGACGAATTGGTGCTGGGGCCGTTTCAAGGCCCCGTGGCCTGCACGCGCATCCGGCGCGGCAAAGGCGTTTGCGGCAGCTCGTGGGCGCAGGCGCGCACCTTGCTGGTGCCCGATGTCGAGCAGTTTCCGGGGCACATTGCCTGCAGCTCGCTCTCTAAGTCGGAAATCGTGGTGCCCATCATCAAAGGGGGCAGCGTAGTGGCCGTGCTCGACGTAGACAGCGACCAGCTCAACGACTTCGACGAAACCGATCAGCAATACCTCGAACAGCTGTGCCAGCGCATGGCGCAGTGGTTCTAA
- a CDS encoding glutathionylspermidine synthase family protein has product MIRLLPLTGDVTPAIRRLGWDWAVEDACATYLAPEALELSEPQAEELLQAADTLYEMLVQAVPDPIPDDFLQLMGIPTNLWQAVRHSWNDERHWHLYGRFDLAATPDGIKLVEFNADTATSIPETAVVQWASLMAAGRPEDQQQANGLFEGLELQLREWLGLNADLEPNLLLVYLPDSQEDETNCQVIAEAAREAGFASVHVCPVDAMQVSVMGEERGAWAEAAPGEWQRFPFVFKLVPWEILAEEEPELTADLTQLLQSRDLIIANPAYTLLFQSKAMLAWLWQVFPHHPLLVEASLQDLGGHYVRKPLFGREGQSLTEVQDGRVQHAEPGEYDQQPQVRQRWLELPADAQGRRYQAGVFWAGEACALGFRRANGIITNLSEFVPHIVT; this is encoded by the coding sequence ATGATCCGCCTCCTGCCACTAACCGGCGATGTAACCCCAGCCATTCGGCGCCTGGGTTGGGATTGGGCCGTTGAGGATGCCTGCGCCACGTACCTCGCCCCGGAGGCGCTGGAGCTCAGCGAACCGCAAGCCGAAGAGCTGCTTCAGGCTGCCGACACGCTCTACGAGATGTTGGTGCAGGCCGTGCCCGACCCCATCCCCGACGATTTTCTGCAGCTGATGGGCATACCCACCAACCTGTGGCAAGCCGTGCGGCACTCCTGGAACGACGAACGGCATTGGCACCTCTACGGCCGCTTCGACCTTGCCGCTACTCCCGACGGTATCAAGCTGGTAGAGTTCAACGCCGACACGGCTACAAGCATCCCCGAAACGGCCGTGGTCCAATGGGCCAGCCTCATGGCCGCCGGCCGCCCCGAAGATCAGCAGCAAGCCAATGGGCTGTTCGAGGGCTTGGAGCTGCAGCTACGCGAGTGGCTGGGCCTGAACGCCGACCTGGAGCCTAACCTGCTGCTGGTGTACTTGCCCGATAGCCAGGAAGACGAAACCAACTGCCAGGTAATAGCCGAAGCCGCCCGCGAGGCCGGTTTTGCCTCCGTACACGTGTGCCCGGTTGATGCCATGCAGGTATCGGTGATGGGCGAAGAACGGGGCGCCTGGGCCGAAGCAGCGCCCGGCGAGTGGCAGCGCTTTCCGTTTGTGTTTAAGCTGGTGCCCTGGGAGATTCTGGCCGAAGAAGAGCCCGAGCTTACCGCCGACCTGACGCAACTGCTGCAAAGCCGCGACCTGATTATTGCCAACCCTGCCTACACGTTGCTTTTCCAGAGCAAAGCCATGCTGGCGTGGCTGTGGCAAGTGTTTCCGCACCACCCCCTGTTGGTCGAAGCTTCGTTGCAGGACCTAGGCGGCCACTACGTACGCAAGCCGCTGTTCGGCCGCGAAGGACAAAGCCTGACGGAGGTGCAGGATGGCCGCGTGCAGCACGCCGAGCCAGGCGAGTACGACCAGCAGCCCCAAGTGCGCCAGCGCTGGCTCGAGCTGCCCGCCGATGCGCAAGGCCGCCGCTACCAAGCCGGCGTGTTCTGGGCCGGCGAGGCCTGCGCCCTAGGTTTCCGCCGCGCCAACGGTATCATCACCAACCTCTCGGAGTTCGTGCCGCACATTGTGACTTAG
- a CDS encoding phosphatidylserine decarboxylase family protein yields MKIHKEGRRILFFTLLILLALNLLLYQFNEQAEGFNRVFSVVSVIAFLLLLQFFRSPFRNLLTHEDLVIAPADGKVVVIEDVHEPEYFGDVRKQISIFMSPINVHITRNPVSGTVKYFKYHPGKYLVAWHPKSSTKNERTTVVVESEAGPLVLFRQIAGAMARRIVWYVNEGDEVSQGEEFGFIKFGSRVDIFVPVDTEMKVQIGEKVKGGQTVIAQLKTQSSGLF; encoded by the coding sequence ATGAAAATCCACAAAGAAGGTCGCCGTATTCTCTTCTTTACGCTGCTTATCCTGCTGGCCCTGAACTTGTTGCTCTACCAGTTCAACGAGCAGGCCGAAGGGTTCAACCGCGTGTTTTCGGTTGTTTCGGTTATTGCCTTCTTGCTGCTGCTGCAGTTTTTTCGCAGCCCGTTCCGCAACCTGCTCACCCACGAAGATCTGGTAATTGCCCCGGCCGACGGCAAGGTGGTGGTGATTGAGGACGTACACGAGCCCGAGTACTTCGGCGACGTGCGCAAGCAGATCAGCATTTTCATGTCGCCGATCAACGTGCACATCACCCGCAACCCGGTATCGGGCACGGTGAAATATTTCAAGTATCACCCGGGCAAGTACCTGGTGGCCTGGCACCCCAAAAGCAGCACCAAAAACGAGCGCACCACGGTGGTGGTAGAGTCGGAAGCCGGCCCGCTGGTATTGTTCCGGCAGATTGCCGGCGCCATGGCCCGCCGCATTGTGTGGTATGTAAACGAGGGCGACGAAGTAAGCCAGGGCGAGGAGTTCGGCTTTATCAAGTTCGGCTCGCGCGTCGACATCTTCGTGCCCGTCGATACCGAAATGAAGGTGCAGATTGGCGAGAAGGTAAAAGGCGGCCAAACCGTAATTGCCCAGCTGAAAACGCAGTCGTCGGGCTTGTTTTAA
- the prmC gene encoding peptide chain release factor N(5)-glutamine methyltransferase has product MTIRELTDQLTQALLPLYPAPEASSIAGIMVEHVLQLSPLQRRMQSADAVPAAAQASAQAALGRLLQHEPVQYVLGVAPFLDMELLVTPATLIPRSETEELVQLIVQEQAGKQGLRILDVGTGSGCIPISLARQLPASHVWGLDISAEALTVARQNGQHYAPQVQWLQADILHTTPPGIEDYSLDVLVSNPPYVRESEQALMRPNVLQYEPHTALFVPDNDPLVFYRRLTHLGQQLLKPGGAIYFEINEALPHETVALLEQAGYMQARALPDLTGRARMVRATWPG; this is encoded by the coding sequence GTGACCATCCGAGAGCTTACCGACCAGCTTACCCAGGCGCTGCTGCCCTTGTACCCCGCGCCCGAAGCCAGCAGCATCGCCGGCATTATGGTGGAGCACGTGCTGCAGCTTTCGCCGTTGCAGCGCCGCATGCAGAGCGCCGATGCCGTACCGGCCGCTGCGCAGGCAAGTGCCCAGGCCGCCCTAGGTCGGTTGCTGCAGCACGAGCCGGTGCAGTACGTACTGGGCGTGGCGCCGTTCTTGGATATGGAGCTGCTCGTCACGCCGGCCACGCTCATCCCTAGGTCCGAAACCGAGGAACTAGTGCAGCTGATTGTGCAGGAGCAAGCGGGCAAGCAAGGCCTGCGGATTCTGGATGTGGGCACCGGCTCAGGCTGCATTCCGATAAGCTTGGCGCGGCAGCTGCCCGCAAGCCACGTATGGGGGCTCGATATATCAGCCGAAGCCCTGACCGTAGCCCGCCAGAACGGGCAGCACTACGCCCCGCAGGTGCAGTGGCTGCAGGCCGATATTCTGCACACCACTCCGCCAGGTATTGAAGACTACAGCCTGGATGTGCTGGTAAGCAACCCGCCCTACGTGCGCGAGTCGGAGCAAGCCCTGATGCGCCCCAACGTGCTGCAGTACGAGCCGCATACCGCCCTGTTTGTGCCCGACAACGACCCCCTGGTGTTCTACCGCCGCCTCACCCACCTGGGGCAGCAATTGCTGAAGCCCGGCGGGGCTATCTACTTCGAAATCAACGAGGCACTGCCGCACGAAACCGTGGCCCTGCTCGAGCAGGCCGGCTACATGCAGGCCCGTGCTCTGCCCGACCTCACGGGCCGCGCGCGGATGGTGCGGGCTACGTGGCCCGGCTGA
- a CDS encoding acyltransferase: protein MTQTAPDYFAHPTAVLDDGCRIGAGTRIWHFCHVSSGAELGEGCSLGQNVFVAEGVRLGRNVKVQNNVSLYAGVECHDDVFIGPSAVFTNVRNPRAAVPRRHQYQATVLEQGVSIGANSTIVCGVHLGAYAFVGAGSVVTKNVLPYALVYGNPARQHGWVSQHGHRLQFDAAGSAACPESGWQYQLTGQRVSRMSAEQ, encoded by the coding sequence ATGACCCAAACTGCCCCCGACTACTTTGCGCACCCCACCGCCGTGCTCGACGATGGTTGCCGCATTGGTGCCGGTACGCGCATTTGGCACTTTTGCCACGTTAGCAGCGGCGCCGAACTGGGCGAAGGCTGTTCCCTGGGCCAAAACGTGTTTGTAGCCGAAGGCGTACGCCTGGGGCGCAACGTAAAGGTGCAAAACAACGTGAGCTTGTACGCCGGCGTGGAGTGCCACGACGATGTATTCATCGGCCCATCGGCAGTGTTCACCAACGTGCGCAATCCGCGCGCCGCCGTGCCCCGCCGCCACCAATACCAGGCTACGGTGCTGGAGCAGGGCGTAAGCATTGGGGCCAACAGCACCATTGTGTGCGGCGTGCACCTAGGGGCCTACGCTTTCGTAGGCGCCGGCTCCGTGGTTACCAAAAACGTGTTGCCCTACGCCCTGGTGTACGGCAACCCGGCCCGCCAGCACGGTTGGGTAAGCCAGCATGGCCACCGCCTGCAGTTCGATGCGGCCGGTTCCGCTGCCTGTCCCGAAAGTGGTTGGCAATACCAACTAACCGGCCAGCGCGTTTCGCGTATGAGCGCCGAGCAATAA
- the ribD gene encoding bifunctional diaminohydroxyphosphoribosylaminopyrimidine deaminase/5-amino-6-(5-phosphoribosylamino)uracil reductase RibD produces MTAPPDFTAHDELLMRRALDLALLGQFTARPNPMVGCVVADANGRIVGEGWHRQYGGPHAEVNALAAVPPQIDLGACRVYVTLEPCSHFGKTPPCADLLIARGVRDVVVCNADPNPLVAGRGFAKLREAGIRVRTGLLEAEGRRLNRRFFTVQERNRPYLILKWAESKDGFVAGPGGQPVAISCPTSRMLVHRWRAEEQAIMVGTRTALNDNPQLNVREWPGPDPLRLVIDRNLSLPAGHHLLDGSQPTVVYTNRERHDAENLSFVTVPPSQDLLPAILDDLNARRVQSVLVEGGPALHNLLLQAGLWDEIRVLRSRHVRIGAGGVVAPSLNLTGLREHRTLGADELFVFY; encoded by the coding sequence ATGACCGCGCCTCCCGACTTCACCGCCCACGACGAACTGCTGATGCGCCGGGCCCTCGACTTAGCCCTGCTGGGGCAGTTTACGGCCCGCCCCAATCCCATGGTGGGCTGCGTGGTAGCCGATGCCAACGGGCGCATCGTGGGCGAAGGCTGGCACCGGCAGTACGGTGGCCCCCACGCCGAGGTAAACGCCCTTGCCGCCGTGCCGCCCCAAATCGACCTAGGCGCGTGCCGCGTGTACGTAACGTTGGAGCCCTGCTCCCATTTCGGCAAAACGCCTCCGTGTGCTGATCTGCTGATTGCCCGCGGCGTGCGCGACGTAGTGGTGTGCAACGCCGACCCCAACCCGCTGGTAGCCGGCCGGGGCTTTGCCAAGCTGCGCGAGGCCGGCATTCGGGTGCGCACGGGTTTGCTCGAGGCCGAAGGCCGCCGCCTGAACCGTCGTTTCTTCACGGTGCAGGAGCGCAACCGACCGTACCTGATCCTGAAATGGGCCGAATCGAAGGATGGGTTTGTGGCTGGCCCCGGAGGGCAACCTGTGGCCATCAGCTGCCCTACCTCGCGCATGCTGGTGCACCGGTGGCGGGCCGAGGAGCAAGCCATCATGGTAGGCACGCGCACAGCCCTGAACGACAACCCCCAGCTGAACGTGCGCGAGTGGCCTGGCCCCGACCCACTACGCTTGGTTATCGACCGCAACCTCTCCTTGCCCGCCGGCCACCACCTGCTCGATGGCTCGCAGCCTACCGTAGTGTACACCAACCGCGAACGGCACGATGCCGAAAACCTCAGCTTCGTGACGGTGCCGCCCAGTCAGGATCTGCTGCCCGCCATTCTCGACGACCTGAACGCCCGCCGCGTGCAATCGGTGCTGGTAGAGGGCGGCCCGGCCTTGCACAATCTGCTGCTGCAAGCGGGTTTGTGGGATGAAATACGCGTGCTCCGCAGCCGGCACGTGCGTATCGGCGCCGGCGGGGTGGTAGCTCCCTCGCTTAACCTCACGGGCTTGCGCGAGCATCGCACCCTAGGTGCCGACGAGCTGTTTGTGTTTTACTAG
- the galE gene encoding UDP-glucose 4-epimerase GalE → MKKILVTGGAGYIGSHTVVALKEAGFEPVIVDNFSNSKETVLEGLRAILGADVKCYHTDCTDKAAFREVFVAEQDLAGVIHFAAYKAVGESVEKPLAYFQNNVGSLLVLLELMQEFKVNNLVFSSSCTVYGVPDQLPVTEQTPTKAASSPYGRTKQMCEDILRDLSQAPGNEVKSILLRYFNPIGAHPSGKIGELPLGVPNNLVPFVTQTAAGWRDQLTVNGVDYETVDGSCVRDYIYVGDLARAHVVAVQRQLGNKAEAVEVFNVGTGHGNSVLEVVKAFESVTGQPLKYRTGPRRAGDVPAIYADATKAAEVLGFRTEVGLEEALATAWRWQQNLGAKPE, encoded by the coding sequence ATGAAAAAGATCCTTGTTACAGGAGGTGCCGGTTACATCGGCTCGCACACGGTGGTGGCGCTGAAGGAGGCTGGTTTTGAGCCCGTCATCGTCGATAACTTCTCCAACTCCAAGGAGACGGTGCTGGAGGGCCTGCGCGCTATCCTGGGTGCCGACGTGAAGTGCTACCATACCGATTGCACCGACAAAGCAGCTTTCCGTGAGGTGTTTGTCGCTGAGCAGGATCTGGCCGGTGTCATTCACTTTGCGGCTTACAAAGCCGTGGGCGAGTCGGTAGAGAAGCCGTTGGCTTACTTCCAGAACAACGTGGGCTCTTTGCTGGTGCTGCTGGAGCTGATGCAGGAATTCAAGGTGAACAACCTCGTTTTCTCCTCGTCGTGCACCGTGTACGGCGTGCCCGATCAGCTGCCGGTAACCGAACAAACGCCTACCAAGGCGGCTAGCTCGCCGTATGGCCGCACCAAGCAAATGTGCGAAGACATCCTGCGCGACTTGTCGCAGGCGCCCGGCAACGAGGTTAAGAGCATTCTGCTGCGCTACTTCAACCCGATTGGCGCGCACCCGTCGGGCAAAATTGGTGAGCTGCCCCTAGGTGTGCCCAACAACCTGGTGCCCTTTGTAACCCAAACAGCCGCCGGCTGGCGCGACCAACTGACGGTTAACGGCGTGGATTACGAGACCGTCGACGGCTCGTGCGTGCGCGACTACATTTATGTTGGCGACCTGGCCCGGGCCCACGTAGTGGCCGTGCAACGACAGCTTGGCAACAAAGCCGAGGCCGTGGAAGTGTTCAACGTAGGCACCGGGCACGGCAACTCGGTGCTGGAGGTGGTAAAAGCCTTCGAGAGCGTAACCGGCCAACCGCTGAAGTACCGCACAGGGCCGCGCCGTGCCGGTGATGTGCCCGCTATTTACGCCGATGCCACCAAGGCGGCCGAGGTGCTCGGTTTCCGCACCGAAGTAGGCCTGGAAGAAGCTCTGGCCACTGCCTGGCGCTGGCAGCAAAACCTAGGCGCCAAGCCCGAATAA